In Helicobacter pylori, a single genomic region encodes these proteins:
- a CDS encoding MATE family efflux transporter, with translation MFSLALPSGVNAFLDVLVVALSVFFVGKISHHHIVALGVGLQFLMLFYGINTILYTGTNAILSRLVGARDFAQINHAFSSIFIGAFVICLGVLFVSYFLIEPFLNWMQLQDPSRQLTQDYLEVLVIALPSIFLKNVLVSALASFSDTLTPFIVKIIMVIACIFLNQALIFGDFGFKKMGIVGSALANVVVSYWELLALSLWIQIKKIPLKFKITFHFSFLKTMFRVGWPAGFERLLSLFSLILLSKFVASYGDKVLAGMQIGIRVETFSFMPGFGFMIAAMVLTGQNLGANKPKIATEYAHLILKISMGLMGVLGVILVLFAKEFASLFSQDGEVLEVARSYLIAVGLSQAPLIGYFVLDGVFRGAGISKVSLYINTLSLWGLRIMPIYLLLIYHFKVEFIFVVIASETFLRSFIYYKVFSKGIWKRCGKKA, from the coding sequence ATCTTTTCTTTAGCCTTACCCTCTGGGGTTAATGCTTTTTTAGATGTGCTGGTGGTCGCGCTCTCGGTTTTTTTTGTGGGTAAGATTTCGCACCATCACATTGTGGCTTTAGGGGTGGGCTTGCAATTTTTGATGCTTTTTTATGGCATCAACACGATTTTATACACCGGCACTAACGCCATTCTGTCTAGGCTTGTGGGGGCTAGGGATTTTGCTCAAATCAATCACGCTTTTTCAAGTATTTTCATAGGGGCGTTTGTGATTTGTTTGGGCGTGCTGTTTGTTTCTTATTTTTTGATTGAGCCTTTTTTAAATTGGATGCAATTACAAGATCCTTCACGCCAATTGACGCAAGATTATTTAGAAGTCTTGGTTATCGCGCTACCGAGTATTTTTTTAAAAAATGTTTTAGTTTCAGCGCTCGCTAGTTTTTCAGACACTCTAACCCCCTTTATTGTCAAAATCATCATGGTCATTGCATGCATTTTCTTGAATCAAGCCTTGATTTTTGGGGATTTTGGTTTTAAAAAAATGGGGATCGTGGGATCTGCTTTAGCGAATGTGGTTGTCTCTTATTGGGAATTACTCGCGCTTAGTCTTTGGATACAAATCAAAAAAATCCCTTTAAAATTCAAAATAACCTTTCATTTTTCTTTTTTAAAAACCATGTTTAGAGTGGGTTGGCCGGCCGGGTTTGAGCGCTTATTGAGCTTGTTTTCTTTAATACTCTTGTCTAAATTTGTAGCGAGCTATGGGGATAAGGTGTTAGCGGGCATGCAAATAGGTATTAGGGTGGAAACCTTTTCGTTCATGCCCGGATTTGGGTTTATGATCGCAGCGATGGTTTTAACAGGGCAAAATTTAGGGGCGAACAAGCCAAAGATCGCCACAGAATACGCGCATTTGATTTTAAAAATCTCTATGGGTTTAATGGGGGTTTTAGGGGTTATTTTAGTCTTATTCGCTAAAGAATTCGCGAGCCTTTTTTCTCAAGATGGAGAAGTTTTGGAAGTGGCGCGATCTTATTTGATCGCTGTGGGCCTCTCTCAAGCCCCCTTAATTGGGTATTTTGTGCTAGATGGAGTTTTTAGAGGGGCTGGCATTTCTAAAGTCTCACTATACATTAACACCTTAAGCTTATGGGGGTTAAGGATCATGCCTATTTACTTGCTTTTAATCTATCATTTTAAGGTGGAATTTATTTTTGTAGTGATCGCATCAGAAACTTTTTTGCGCTCATTCATCTACTATAAGGTTTTTTCTAAAGGCATTTGGAAAAGGTGCGGGAAAAAGGCTTGA
- a CDS encoding carbon-nitrogen hydrolase — MIYAGVLQHAYCGSRKKTIEHTANLLEQVLKKHPKTNLVVLQELNPYSYFCQSENPKFFDLGEYFEEDKAFFSALAQKFQVVLIASLFEKRAKGLYHNSAVVFEKDGSIAGVYRKMHIPDDPGFYEKFYFTPGDLGFEPIITSVGKLGLMVCWDQWYPEAARIMALKGAEILIYPSAIGFLEEDSNEEKKRQQNAWETIQRGHAIANGLPLIATNRVGVELDPSGTIKGGITFFGSSFVVGALGEFLAKASDKEEILYAEIDLERTEEVRRMWPFLRDRRIDFYNDLLKRYI, encoded by the coding sequence ATGATTTATGCAGGCGTCCTCCAGCATGCTTATTGCGGCTCTAGAAAAAAGACTATAGAGCATACAGCCAACCTGCTTGAACAAGTGCTAAAAAAACACCCTAAAACCAATTTAGTGGTGTTGCAAGAATTGAACCCTTATAGTTATTTTTGCCAGAGCGAAAACCCTAAATTTTTTGATTTAGGCGAATATTTTGAAGAAGATAAGGCTTTTTTTAGCGCTTTAGCCCAAAAATTTCAAGTAGTTTTGATCGCTTCTTTGTTTGAAAAGCGCGCTAAAGGGTTGTATCACAACAGCGCGGTTGTGTTTGAAAAAGATGGCTCAATCGCTGGAGTGTATCGCAAAATGCACATTCCTGATGATCCGGGGTTTTATGAGAAATTTTATTTCACGCCAGGGGATTTGGGCTTTGAGCCTATTATTACAAGCGTGGGCAAATTAGGGCTTATGGTGTGTTGGGATCAGTGGTATCCTGAGGCGGCTAGAATTATGGCTTTAAAAGGGGCAGAAATTTTAATCTACCCTAGCGCGATAGGGTTTTTAGAAGAAGATTCTAATGAAGAAAAAAAGCGTCAGCAAAACGCATGGGAGACCATTCAAAGAGGGCATGCGATCGCTAATGGCTTGCCTTTGATTGCGACTAACAGAGTGGGCGTGGAGTTAGATCCTAGCGGCACGATTAAGGGGGGCATTACTTTTTTTGGATCTAGTTTTGTGGTGGGGGCTTTGGGCGAATTTTTAGCTAAAGCGAGCGATAAAGAAGAGATTTTGTATGCGGAAATTGATCTAGAACGCACCGAAGAAGTGCGCCGAATGTGGCCGTTTCTAAGAGACAGACGCATTGATTTTTATAACGATTTGTTGAAACGCTATATTTAA
- a CDS encoding tRNA threonylcarbamoyladenosine dehydratase has product MFKNDFEKIRRQRVLICGVGGVGGFVLDALYRVGIGQITIIDKDVFDVTNQNRQIGSERIGESKVLVLQDLYKGIQALNLHIDEAFLNSFNFRDYDYILDCMDDLPIKTSLAIKCQNFAYGKFISSMGSAKRLNPKHIKVGSVWESYGDKFGRKFRDFLKKRRFKGDFKVVFSPEVPHCIELGSFNAVTASFGLQIASEVVQDIINNNERKWNERLRRRIGRF; this is encoded by the coding sequence TTGTTTAAAAACGATTTTGAAAAAATCCGCCGACAAAGGGTTTTGATCTGTGGCGTGGGGGGCGTTGGGGGCTTTGTGCTAGACGCTTTGTATCGTGTGGGGATAGGGCAAATCACTATCATTGATAAAGATGTGTTTGATGTTACCAATCAAAACCGCCAGATTGGCTCAGAAAGGATAGGAGAATCTAAAGTGTTGGTGTTGCAAGATCTCTATAAGGGCATTCAAGCTTTGAATTTGCATATAGATGAAGCGTTTTTAAATTCATTTAATTTTAGAGATTATGATTACATTTTAGATTGCATGGACGATTTGCCTATTAAAACAAGCTTAGCGATAAAATGCCAGAATTTCGCTTACGGGAAATTTATCAGCTCTATGGGGAGCGCGAAACGTTTGAATCCTAAACACATCAAAGTGGGGAGCGTGTGGGAAAGCTATGGCGATAAATTTGGGCGTAAATTTAGGGATTTTTTAAAAAAACGCCGTTTTAAGGGGGATTTTAAAGTGGTTTTTAGCCCTGAAGTCCCGCATTGCATAGAGCTTGGGAGCTTTAATGCGGTTACAGCGAGTTTTGGCTTGCAAATAGCGAGTGAAGTCGTGCAAGACATTATCAACAACAATGAAAGGAAGTGGAATGAAAGATTACGAAGACGAATTGGAAGATTTTGA
- the fliS gene encoding flagella export chaperone FliS, whose protein sequence is MQYANAYQAYQHNRVSVESPAKLIEMLYEGILRFSSQAKRCIENEDIEKKIYYINRVTDIFTELLNILDYEKGGEVAVYLTGLYTHQIKVLTQANVENDASKIDLVLNVARGLLEAWREIHSDELA, encoded by the coding sequence ATGCAATACGCTAACGCTTATCAAGCCTACCAGCATAACCGAGTGAGTGTGGAGTCCCCGGCAAAACTCATTGAAATGCTTTATGAAGGGATTTTGAGATTTTCTTCGCAAGCCAAACGCTGTATTGAAAATGAAGACATTGAAAAAAAGATTTATTATATTAATAGGGTTACGGATATTTTCACGGAATTGTTGAATATTTTAGATTATGAAAAAGGGGGGGAAGTGGCGGTGTATCTTACAGGCTTATACACCCATCAAATCAAAGTTTTAACGCAGGCCAATGTGGAAAATGATGCGAGTAAGATTGATTTGGTGTTGAATGTGGCTAGGGGGTTGTTAGAAGCATGGAGAGAAATCCATTCAGATGAACTCGCCTAA
- a CDS encoding flagellar biosynthesis protein FlaG (possibly involved in flagella export), with protein sequence MVNEVQGVGIPTSHASVQTTPTKEISRANTINTIENTIDESKTTIDPDQYKPKLELLSERLNEEMKRIGTDINFSYNDTIKGLVVSVKDANGDKVIREIPSKEAVELMQRMRDVIGIIFDEKAKH encoded by the coding sequence ATGGTCAATGAAGTTCAAGGGGTTGGGATTCCCACATCTCATGCAAGCGTTCAAACAACCCCCACAAAAGAGATCAGTCGTGCAAACACTATAAACACTATAGAAAACACTATAGATGAATCTAAGACAACGATAGACCCTGATCAATACAAACCCAAACTAGAATTGTTGAGCGAGCGTCTGAATGAAGAAATGAAACGCATTGGCACGGATATTAATTTTAGTTATAACGATACGATCAAAGGGTTAGTGGTTTCAGTCAAAGACGCTAATGGGGATAAGGTGATAAGAGAAATACCCTCTAAAGAAGCCGTGGAGCTTATGCAAAGAATGCGCGATGTGATAGGCATTATCTTTGATGAAAAGGCTAAACATTAG
- a CDS encoding M23 family peptidase translates to MYKLGVFLLTTLLSANTQKVSDIAKDIQHKETLLKKTHEEKNQLNSRLSSLGEAIRSKELQKAEMERQMVALKKSLEKNRNESLAQEKVLTNYRKSLDHLQKQRSSLQKRVFDTLLEDFLFSQALKGQNLASSNDVILQVAFENLHQSTLSKMSQLSQEEKELNTQALKVKSSIQKISSVIDEQKTREITLKSLQTEQNKLILSMQKDYAIYNQRLTLLEKERQNLNALLKRLNIIKQNRENEEKVSLKKSSQALEVKQVASSYQNINTTSYNGPKTIAPLNDYEVVQKFGPYIDPVYNLKIFSESITLVSKTPNALVRNVLDGKIVFAKEINMLKKVVIIEHKNGIRTIYSQLDKIAPTIKSGMRIQKGYVLGRIDQRLGFEVTMREKHINPLELIARN, encoded by the coding sequence ATGTATAAATTAGGGGTGTTTTTGTTAACCACCTTACTATCAGCTAACACGCAAAAAGTGAGCGATATTGCTAAAGATATCCAACATAAAGAAACCCTTTTGAAAAAAACCCATGAAGAAAAAAACCAACTAAACAGCCGTTTGAGTTCTTTAGGCGAAGCGATCCGCTCTAAAGAGCTTCAAAAAGCTGAGATGGAGCGCCAAATGGTCGCCTTAAAAAAGAGTCTTGAAAAAAATCGTAACGAAAGTTTGGCGCAAGAAAAAGTCCTAACCAACTACCGCAAGTCTTTAGATCATTTGCAAAAACAGCGATCATCTTTACAAAAGAGGGTGTTTGATACGCTTTTAGAAGATTTTCTTTTCTCACAAGCCTTAAAGGGGCAGAATTTAGCCTCTTCTAATGATGTGATTTTACAAGTGGCGTTTGAAAACTTGCACCAAAGCACTCTGTCTAAAATGTCGCAACTAAGCCAAGAAGAAAAGGAACTCAATACGCAAGCTTTAAAAGTCAAAAGCAGCATTCAAAAAATCTCCTCTGTCATAGATGAGCAAAAAACTCGTGAAATAACCTTAAAATCCTTGCAAACCGAACAAAATAAGCTCATTTTGAGCATGCAAAAAGATTATGCGATCTATAACCAACGCCTAACCCTTTTAGAGAAAGAGCGCCAGAACTTGAACGCTCTTTTAAAACGCTTGAATATCATCAAACAAAACAGAGAAAATGAAGAAAAAGTCAGTTTGAAAAAATCTTCTCAAGCTTTAGAAGTCAAACAAGTGGCTAGCTCTTATCAAAATATCAACACCACGAGCTATAACGGGCCAAAAACGATCGCTCCTTTGAACGATTACGAAGTGGTGCAAAAATTTGGCCCCTATATTGACCCGGTTTATAATTTAAAAATTTTTAGCGAGTCTATCACGCTAGTGTCAAAAACCCCAAACGCTTTGGTGCGTAATGTTTTAGACGGGAAAATCGTGTTCGCTAAAGAAATCAACATGCTTAAAAAAGTCGTTATCATTGAGCATAAAAACGGCATCCGCACGATTTATTCCCAACTGGATAAAATCGCCCCCACCATTAAAAGTGGCATGCGAATCCAAAAGGGCTATGTTTTAGGGCGCATTGATCAACGCTTGGGCTTTGAAGTTACCATGAGAGAAAAACACATCAACCCCTTAGAACTCATCGCACGCAATTAA
- a CDS encoding ABC transporter permease produces MNTLKKHLAFIIPIVALLFSLECVLFINQAIEQKEKKLIEDYSVVLASTQKLSLELLRQNFNEIIALKEIDPNYSLEPLQKTLGTDGLKELRKNLPFFYSLQLSTFPTQERLENIKEKLLKIPGVQKVEVFAKTYMQVYDLLSFIKAAVYIFALVVFVLSVLLMFKQVRIWIYQYHERLEIMDLLGASVSFKNGFLYKIALMDSLIASFLAPMLMLYITSQKGFEKTMDTLGIIGGAFVLNHFLWGLLFSLVVSFVSVLLVAWRTRHV; encoded by the coding sequence ATGAATACTCTTAAAAAGCATTTAGCCTTTATCATTCCCATAGTAGCGTTATTGTTTAGCTTGGAGTGTGTGTTGTTTATCAATCAAGCGATAGAACAAAAAGAAAAAAAATTGATTGAAGATTATTCAGTCGTGTTAGCCAGCACGCAAAAATTAAGCTTGGAATTGTTGCGTCAAAATTTTAACGAAATCATAGCGTTAAAAGAAATTGATCCTAATTATTCTTTAGAACCTCTTCAAAAAACTTTAGGTACAGACGGGCTTAAGGAATTAAGAAAAAATTTGCCCTTTTTTTATTCTTTACAACTTTCCACATTCCCCACTCAAGAGCGTTTAGAAAACATTAAAGAAAAATTGCTCAAAATCCCTGGCGTTCAAAAAGTTGAAGTCTTTGCCAAAACTTACATGCAAGTGTATGATCTCTTGAGTTTTATTAAAGCAGCGGTCTATATCTTTGCGTTAGTGGTCTTTGTCTTATCGGTTTTATTGATGTTCAAGCAAGTCCGCATCTGGATCTATCAATACCATGAGAGGTTAGAGATCATGGATTTATTAGGGGCTTCGGTGTCTTTTAAAAACGGGTTTTTGTATAAAATAGCTTTAATGGATTCTCTAATCGCTAGTTTTTTAGCCCCCATGCTCATGCTTTATATCACTTCGCAAAAAGGTTTTGAAAAAACGATGGATACTTTGGGTATTATAGGAGGTGCGTTTGTTTTAAACCATTTTTTATGGGGACTGCTTTTTAGCCTTGTAGTCTCATTTGTTTCTGTTTTACTTGTAGCTTGGAGGACTAGACATGTATAA
- a CDS encoding ABC transporter ATP-binding protein has product MSVIIAANNLCLQYQQNEPVIKHANLRIKRKDFVFISGPSGSGKSTLLRSFYGDLKLFSGKLEVCNINMNNASKSTILDLRKNIGVVFQDYKLIQDYTIEQNIKLPMVICGVKKEECHLQLEKLLGHIDLRHKANRYPKELSGGEQQRVAMARAMANCPELILADEPTGNLDDYSSDKIWSLLRGMNTQLNATIVVVTHKFPKNFSAYHRKFYIEDGEVYEYS; this is encoded by the coding sequence ATGAGTGTGATCATCGCAGCGAATAATTTATGCTTACAATACCAGCAAAACGAACCGGTCATTAAGCATGCTAATTTACGCATCAAACGGAAGGATTTTGTGTTCATTTCAGGGCCTAGCGGGAGCGGTAAAAGCACGCTTTTGCGGTCGTTTTATGGGGATTTAAAACTTTTTAGCGGTAAATTAGAAGTTTGCAATATCAACATGAATAACGCTTCAAAATCAACGATTTTAGATTTGCGTAAAAATATTGGCGTGGTTTTCCAAGATTATAAATTGATCCAAGATTATACGATTGAGCAAAACATCAAACTACCCATGGTGATTTGTGGCGTTAAAAAAGAAGAATGCCACTTGCAGCTAGAAAAACTTTTAGGGCACATTGATTTACGCCATAAGGCTAACCGCTACCCCAAAGAGCTCAGTGGGGGCGAACAACAGCGAGTGGCTATGGCTAGGGCCATGGCGAACTGCCCTGAACTCATTTTAGCCGATGAACCTACCGGGAATTTAGACGATTATTCTAGCGATAAAATCTGGAGCCTGTTAAGGGGCATGAACACGCAATTAAACGCTACGATCGTGGTGGTTACGCACAAATTCCCTAAAAATTTTAGCGCTTATCACCGAAAATTTTACATAGAAGATGGGGAAGTTTATGAATACTCTTAA
- the trmB gene encoding tRNA (guanosine(46)-N7)-methyltransferase TrmB, with translation MPHFLAKLDFKPLKYPLIEGDFCFHKEFLSLKHPTKSCVYASFKNDVFLLQKIRRTGDFLIKSEKATPLKREILKQALRIYSQSFEVISHNLQENSKHASQKKALDLEAFEYFIQKNQAPILAEIGFGSGRHLIELAKNNPTKTCLGIEIHTPSIAQALKQIELLNLKNLHILQGDGRLILESMPNHKCEKIFVHFPVPWNEKKHRRVLSEKFLNEALRVLKPRGFLELRTDDGLYFEDSLKLALKNFQCEVEIKKNAQIPVISKYEARWNKLKKDIYDLRIYSLESNETPFDNHAFDFSFDTITMSKKSVKTILKTPKIIKEGYFVHVCNIYENKGDFLVELSMGDFDWPVRLFVLLAENQIFYLNKSPLKTLNNHKAHLLLQNILSQKGIG, from the coding sequence ATGCCCCATTTTTTAGCCAAGCTGGATTTTAAACCTTTAAAATACCCCTTAATTGAGGGGGATTTTTGTTTTCATAAGGAATTTTTAAGCTTAAAACACCCCACTAAAAGCTGTGTGTATGCGAGTTTTAAGAATGATGTTTTTTTATTGCAAAAAATCCGGCGAACGGGTGATTTTTTGATCAAAAGCGAAAAAGCAACGCCCTTAAAAAGAGAAATTTTAAAACAAGCTTTAAGGATTTATTCGCAATCTTTTGAAGTCATTTCGCATAATTTGCAAGAAAATTCTAAACATGCGAGCCAAAAAAAAGCCCTTGATTTAGAGGCTTTTGAATACTTTATCCAAAAAAATCAGGCCCCTATTTTAGCCGAAATTGGTTTTGGGAGCGGGAGGCATTTGATAGAATTAGCCAAAAACAACCCCACTAAAACATGCTTAGGGATAGAGATTCACACCCCCTCTATCGCGCAAGCGTTAAAGCAAATTGAATTGTTAAATTTAAAAAATCTGCACATCTTGCAAGGCGATGGCCGTTTGATTTTAGAAAGCATGCCAAATCACAAATGCGAGAAGATTTTTGTGCATTTCCCTGTGCCATGGAATGAGAAAAAACACCGCCGGGTGCTAAGCGAAAAATTTTTAAACGAAGCTTTAAGGGTTTTAAAGCCTAGAGGGTTTTTGGAATTACGCACCGATGATGGTCTTTATTTTGAAGACAGCCTAAAATTAGCCCTAAAAAACTTTCAATGCGAGGTAGAAATCAAAAAAAACGCTCAAATCCCGGTTATCAGCAAGTATGAAGCGCGTTGGAATAAACTCAAAAAAGATATTTATGATTTAAGAATTTATTCTTTAGAATCGAATGAAACCCCTTTTGATAACCATGCATTTGATTTTTCTTTTGATACAATAACAATGAGTAAAAAGAGCGTTAAAACGATTTTAAAAACCCCAAAAATTATTAAAGAGGGGTATTTTGTGCATGTTTGTAATATTTATGAGAATAAGGGGGATTTTTTAGTGGAATTGAGTATGGGGGATTTTGATTGGCCTGTGCGTTTGTTTGTTTTATTGGCAGAAAATCAGATTTTTTACCTCAATAAAAGCCCTTTAAAAACCTTAAACAACCACAAAGCGCATCTTTTGCTTCAAAATATCCTAAGCCAAAAGGGAATTGGATGA
- a CDS encoding fibronectin type III domain-containing protein codes for MRSWMKKKYFTLLLQSSVVLAVFIGCSSTRNHTFSALNNQENTDTKLPVVHSIKTINDVSSVGFEWPKIADTYDIDGFILYRLKKDSKLKRIATIKNPYATHYYDEGLETESSYTYQLATYKGDKISNLSDPILVKTSFINPVESVFASLEYPKSVKVFWSPHPNPSVSKYIIQRQNKDGKFLNVGAVKNRLFVEFFDKDLEDGQKYRYQVIAENFMGDKSRPSVIVEGKTKDLPKEITNVRVSQNLTRQIELSWDKSPEEDVIAYRVYASNNRNDKYKFIAQTTNTSYVDKIEKDNLTRYYKVVALDKTHLEGALPKEPAMGETADRPEAPIITKGTIQDSSAFIQWENNPSAKIATYAVYRFEANSKTPLRFGNITKNQFVDKDMKVGVAYRYQVVSVDKDGLESHPSKEVRLFLER; via the coding sequence ATGAGGTCTTGGATGAAGAAAAAATACTTCACGCTTTTATTGCAAAGTAGTGTGGTATTAGCGGTTTTTATAGGGTGTTCTTCTACCAGGAATCATACTTTTTCAGCCCTTAATAATCAAGAAAATACAGACACTAAGCTTCCGGTAGTCCATTCTATTAAAACCATTAACGATGTGAGTTCAGTGGGCTTTGAATGGCCTAAAATTGCTGATACTTATGATATTGATGGGTTTATTTTGTATCGTTTGAAAAAAGACTCCAAGCTTAAAAGAATCGCCACGATTAAAAACCCTTATGCGACCCACTATTATGATGAGGGGCTAGAAACAGAGAGTTCTTACACTTACCAATTAGCCACTTACAAGGGCGATAAAATCTCTAACCTTTCAGACCCCATTCTAGTAAAAACCTCTTTTATCAATCCTGTAGAAAGCGTGTTCGCAAGCCTTGAATACCCTAAAAGCGTGAAAGTCTTTTGGAGCCCGCACCCAAATCCCAGCGTTTCTAAATACATCATTCAAAGGCAGAATAAAGACGGCAAATTTTTAAATGTAGGGGCTGTAAAAAACCGCTTGTTCGTGGAGTTTTTTGATAAAGATTTAGAAGATGGGCAAAAATACCGCTACCAAGTCATCGCCGAAAATTTCATGGGGGATAAATCCAGGCCTAGCGTCATAGTGGAGGGGAAAACCAAAGACTTGCCCAAAGAAATCACTAATGTTAGAGTGAGCCAAAACCTCACGCGACAAATTGAATTGAGTTGGGATAAATCCCCAGAAGAAGATGTGATAGCTTATCGCGTTTACGCTTCCAATAACCGCAACGATAAATACAAATTCATCGCTCAAACCACCAACACTTCCTATGTGGATAAGATAGAAAAAGACAACCTCACTCGTTATTATAAAGTCGTCGCCCTTGATAAAACGCATCTTGAAGGGGCGTTACCCAAAGAGCCTGCAATGGGTGAGACCGCTGACAGGCCCGAAGCCCCTATCATCACTAAAGGGACTATTCAAGATTCTTCAGCCTTTATCCAATGGGAAAATAACCCAAGCGCTAAAATAGCCACCTATGCGGTGTATCGTTTTGAAGCCAATTCTAAAACCCCTTTGCGTTTTGGGAATATCACCAAAAACCAATTCGTAGATAAGGACATGAAAGTGGGCGTGGCTTACCGCTATCAAGTGGTGAGCGTGGATAAAGATGGTTTAGAGTCGCACCCCAGCAAAGAAGTGCGTTTGTTTTTAGAGCGCTAA
- a CDS encoding RluA family pseudouridine synthase, with translation MQKVFIAPTHYKRIDEFLAKELQISKNQVLNLIKEGLVFCQKKEVKKGGLALKEGDEITLLTPQIAPKPLKKELDLEIEVIFEDEDLLVLNKPPNLVVHKAPSVKEPTLVDWLKSKNYELSNLGFKERYGIVHRLDKDTSGGIVIAKNNFTHVHLSEQLKTKTMGRYYIALLSTPLKEEKMSVECYLTRNPNNRLKMMALKAAKKEKSRYSKSEFTSLLTSPNNLNLIGAKLFTGRTHQIRAHLEYLNRHIIGDNLYGLNGALPKEEIRIMLHAYLIEFKHPRSEQKLRFKVPLLKDMLEYLKKVFDKENLDEVLDEEKILHAFIAK, from the coding sequence ATGCAAAAAGTTTTCATCGCCCCTACCCATTACAAACGCATTGATGAATTTTTAGCCAAAGAATTGCAAATTTCTAAAAACCAGGTATTGAATTTGATTAAAGAGGGGTTAGTGTTTTGTCAAAAAAAGGAGGTCAAAAAAGGGGGGCTAGCCTTAAAAGAGGGCGATGAAATCACGCTTTTAACGCCCCAAATCGCGCCCAAACCCTTAAAAAAAGAGCTTGATTTAGAAATAGAAGTCATTTTTGAAGATGAAGACTTGTTGGTGTTGAATAAGCCCCCTAATCTAGTCGTCCATAAAGCCCCAAGCGTGAAAGAGCCTACTTTAGTGGATTGGTTAAAATCTAAAAATTACGAGCTTTCTAATCTGGGATTCAAAGAGCGCTATGGGATTGTGCATCGTTTGGATAAGGACACGAGCGGAGGGATTGTCATCGCTAAAAACAATTTTACCCATGTTCATTTGAGCGAGCAACTCAAAACTAAAACAATGGGGCGCTACTATATCGCCTTGCTTTCAACGCCCTTAAAAGAAGAAAAAATGAGCGTGGAATGCTATTTGACAAGAAACCCTAATAACCGCTTAAAAATGATGGCGCTCAAAGCGGCCAAAAAAGAAAAAAGCCGTTATTCTAAAAGCGAATTTACTAGCTTGCTGACTTCTCCAAATAATCTTAATTTGATAGGGGCTAAATTGTTCACTGGGCGCACGCACCAGATCAGAGCGCATTTAGAATATTTGAACAGACACATCATAGGCGATAACCTTTACGGGCTTAATGGAGCGCTTCCTAAAGAAGAAATAAGGATCATGCTGCATGCCTATTTGATAGAGTTCAAACACCCTAGAAGCGAGCAAAAACTGCGCTTTAAAGTTCCCCTATTAAAGGATATGTTAGAATATCTTAAAAAAGTTTTTGACAAGGAGAATTTAGATGAGGTCTTGGATGAAGAAAAAATACTTCACGCTTTTATTGCAAAGTAG